Genomic DNA from Pistricoccus aurantiacus:
AGCATGGCGCTTTACCCTCTGCCGGTGTGCATGAACGAACTGTTCAAGCCGATCGTGGAAACCTTCGAGGAATGCTGGCGAGACCAGATCGGCGCGGCACTTCAGCGTCATAGCTTGGAATCTTTCCTGCGCACTCGGGTAGGCATCCGGCTCTATCACGGCAATCTGCTCAATAAAGGGCCACACCTGATCATCATTCGTCTGCCGGGGTCTCATGGCATGCTGTGGGAGTTATTGATCGCCTTGGCCGCGGTGCACGAAGGCTTTCGCGTGCGCCTGTTCGATGCCTCCCTGCCCCTGAGCGACATGCCGTTGGCGGTGCAGCGGCTCAAGGCCTCGGCGCTGCTCCTCTGCAGCAGTCAGGCGGAGCGCAGCGACCTTATCCGTCGACAGCTGCCCCGTCTGGCGGAGCAGCTCGACGTTCCCCTGGTGCTGTGCGGGCCGGTAGCGCGCATTCGCCAGGCCGATCTGGCGGACGGCCCGGTGGAAGTACTGGGAGACGATCCGATGCAGGCGCTACAGCGACTGACTTCCCTATTAAAAAATCAGTAGAAGGATCACGACCAGGATTCCTCAAGGAAATTTTCTTCTCCTCGTTAGCAAGGAACGCCGATGACTCGAAAAGACAACGTGTCCGAGCGCGCCATACAACTGGTATGGTTTCGAAGCGATCTACGTACCCTGGACAATACCGCCCTGAGCGAGGCCGCCGCGCGTGGACCGGTGATCGGTATCTTCCTGCGTTGTCTTTCTCAATGGCAGGATCACGGCCACGGGGCCAACAAGCTGGACTTTCTGCAGCGTGGCGTGCATGTCCTGCGCAATGAACTCGAAGGCTATCGCATCCCACTGCTGCACCGGGACATCGACCGTTTCGAGGCGGCGCCAGAGGCTCTTCTCGAGATCGCCGAGCAGACCAGCGCCGAAGGGCTGCACTTCAACCAGGAATATCCGCTGAACGAGCGCCGCCGAGACGAGGCAGTGGCCAAGAAGCTTCGGGAGGCGGGTTTTCAGGTTCACGCTCACCGCGACGCTGTGGCGTTCGCGCCTGGCGAGCTGCTGACCAAGGACGATGACTACTATAAGGTCTTCACGCCGTTTTCCAAGGCCTGGCATCGCCGGCTCGACAGCGATCGTCTGGCGCTCAAGGGCGAACCCGTCGCCCAGCCGGCAACCGGCGTCGATTCGGATCCGATTCCCGCGCTACCGGAGCTGGAGGATGCGCCGGTGGACGGCCGCCTATGGCCTGCGGGCCAGAACGCCGCCGCGGATCGACTGCAGCGGTTCCTGCGCTACCGGGCCCACCACTACAATCAACAGCGGGACTTTCCCGAATGCCGAGGCACCAGCGAACTGTCCCCCTATTTGGCGCTGGGCATGATTTCCTGGCGCCAGTGCCTGCAAGCGGTAATGAGTGAAAACGACAGTCACCTGGCGGATGGCGATCAGGGGCTGACCGCCTGGGTCAACGAATTGATCTGGCGAGAATTCTATCAACATATCGCCGTCGGTTTTCCTCGGGTATGCCGTTATCGCCCCTTCCAGGAAGACACCGAAGCGCTGAAATGGCGCGACGACGATCAAGGCTTCGCCGCCTGGTGCGAGGGCCGCACCGGCTATCCCATCGTCGATGCGGGCATGCGCCAACTGGTCAGCCAAGGCTGGATGCACAACCGCCTGCGCATGGTCACCGCCATGTTTCTGTCCAAGCATCTGCTGATCGACTGGCGGCGCGGGGAAGCGTTCTTCCTGCGCCATCTGGTGGACGGCGAATTCTGCTCCAACAACGGCGGCTGGCAGTGGGCGGCATCCACCGGCACCGACGCCGCGCCCTATTTTCGTCTTTTCAATCCCACCACTCAGGCGCAGCGCTTCGACCCTCAGGGCGAGTTCATCGCCGAGCAGCTTCCGGCGCTGGCGGAGCTGTCGGCCAAGCAGCGCCACGCCCCACCGAAGGATGTCTTGGAGAATCTCGACTACCCGCCTCCCATCGTCGATCACAAGGCGGCTCAACAGCGCGCCCTTGACGCCTTCAAGCAGTTGAAAAACCCGTAACCCCTAGTCCGGCGTTCGCCCCTGACGTGCAATCATGAAGCACTGCCAGTAGAATGCAGGGAGTCGCGCTTTGCGATTTATCCTTACCCTGACACTTGGAACGACTCAGTGACCAAGCAACATTCCTTCAGCCGCGACGAGCTACTGGCCTGCAGCCAAGGCGAGCTGTTCGGCCCTGGCAATGCCCAGCTTCCCGCACCCAACATGCTGATGCTCGACCGCATTACCCGGATCAGCGAAACGGGGGGTGAACACGACAAGGGCGAACTGATCGCCGAGCTGGATATCCATCCCGACCTGTGGTTCTTCGGCTGCCATTTTCCCGGCGATCCGGTCATGCCCGGTTGCCTGGGCCTGGATGCCATGTGGCAGCTGGTGGGATTCTATCTCGGTTGGCTAGGGCATCCCGGACGTGGGCGCGCCCTGGGTTGTGGAGAGGTCAAGTTTTCCGGCCAGATTCTGCCCGATGCTCGCAAGGTCACCTATCGTATCAATATCAAACGCGTGATTACTCGGCGGTTGATCCTCGGAATTGCCGACGGCACCTTGCTGGTCGACGATCGCGCCATCTATCAGGCCAACGATCTGCGCGTCGGCCTGTTCACCTCCACCGCGAATTTCTGATCAGGAGGCTTCCATGCGACGAGTGGTAGTCACCGGACTCGGCGTTGTGTCCTGCATAGGTAACGACCAGCGTCAGGTCCTCGAAGCGCTGAAAACCGGACGCTCGGGTATTCGCTTCAAGGAAGAATATGCCCAACGCGGATTTCGTAGCCATGTGGCCGGCGTGGTCGACATCGATCTCGATGCACTGATCGATCGCAAGCAACGTCGCTTCATGGGCGACGCCGCTGCCTATGCCTATGTTTCCATGGCCCAGGCCATCGAGGATGCAGGGCTGACGCCGGAGCAGGTTTCCAGCGAACGCACCGGCCTGATCGCCGGTTCCGGCGGCGCTTCCAGCGCCAATCAGGTCGAGGCAGCGGATGTGCTGCGTGAAAAGGGGCTGCGTCGCGTTGGCCCCTATCGCGTCACCCGCACCATGGGCAGCACGGTCTCCGCCTGTCTGGCCACGCCGTTCAAGATCAAGGGGGTCAACTACTCGATCTCCTCCGCCTGTGCCACCTCGGTGCACTGCATCGGCAATGCTCTGGAGCAGATCCAGATGGGCAAGCAGGACGTGGTCTTCGCAGGCGGCGGCGAGGAAGAGCATTGGACGCTTTCCTGCCTGTTCGACGCCATGGGTGCTCTTTCCACCGGCTACAACGATACCCCGGAGAAGGCCTCTCGCCCTTATGACAAGGCCAGGGACGGTTTCGTGATCGCCGGCGGTGGCGGCATGCTGGTGCTCGAGGAGCTGGAGCACGCCGAGGCCCGCGGCGCGAGGATCTACGCGGAGATTGTGGGCTACGGCGCCACCTCGGACGGCTACGACATGGTCGCACCCTCCGGCGAAGGCGCCATACGCTGCATGCGTCAGGCCATGGCGAATGTCGAGGGCAATATCGACTACATCAACACCCACGGTACTTCGACGCCGGTGGGGGACATGTCGGAGTTGCGGGCGATTCGCGAAGTCTTCGGCGATCAGGCGCCGGCAATGAGTTCCACCAAGTCGTTGACCGGCCACTCCTTGGGCGCTACCGGCGTTCAGGAAGCCATCTATTCGCTGCTGATGATGGAAAACGATTTCATTGCCGCTTCGGCGAATATCGACGAACTTGACGAGCAGGCCCAAGGATTCGATATCGTTCAGGAGCGCCGCGATGGCGTCAAGCTCGAACGAATTCTGTCCAACAGCTTCGGTTTCGGCGGTACCAATGCCTGCCTGGTGCTGGAGAAGCCTCGCGACTGAATCGCTCTCTTGATGCCCACACTTCAACGGCGCCGAACGGCGCCGTTATTCTATCCTTGGTGTCTTGGGTTTTCTGTGGTGTGTTTCTCGGTGGATGGTAGTGAGACGGGCCTTGGCACCTCGGAAATTTCCACCAGCCGCGCTTCAATCCAGTTCTCCACTTCTATCAGCACGTCTTCCGGCGTTCGCCCTTGGGTGGCGATAGGTTCACCGACGATCAACGACAAGGTGCCGGGATTCTTGACCCAATGGCGACCGGGCCAGCGCTCGCCGGCATTATGCGCCACCGGCAGCACCGGCATTCCTGCCCGGCAGGCAATGACCGCGCCGCTCTTGTTGTAACGTCGCCGCTCGCCAGGGAGAACCCGCGTACCTTCGGGAAAGATCAGCACCGAAAGCCCTTCCTCCAGGCGCGTCTTGCCTTGGGTCAGCACCTGTCTCATTGCTCGAGCAGGCTTGGAGCGGTCCAGTGCGATGGGGTGCAGCAGGCGCAATGCCCAGCCAAAGATGGGCAGGTTCAGCAATTCTCGCTTGAGTACCGTGCAGACCGGCGGTTTGAGCAGCTGCAGATAGACAGTTTCCCATTCGCTCTGATGATTGGCGAGTATGACACAGGGGCCGTCGGGCAGATGCTGCTTGCCGCGAATATCGTAACGCACCCCACAGCACAGCCGAAACCAGGCGATGACGAAATGGTTGTAGAGATTGAGCAGGCGATAACGGGAGCGCAGCGGCAGCAACGGCGTTACCGGCAGGAAGAGTACGCCGCATACCAGCATGGCCAGAAAATACCCTAGATAGAACAGCAGGCTGCGCAGCGTATTCATGATAAAGGCAGGTTGAGAGTGTTCACGACGCAAGGTATTTCATGCGGTCTCCCCGGTTCTGGCCAGGCACCAGGCGTCCAGCATGCGCTCCATCTCGAGCTGCCAGGGTTTTTGATGCACGCCGAAGGTATCGTGCACCCGGCGGCAGTTGAGGGCGCGGCGCAAGGGTTGATCGTGATGGTGGCTGAGTGCCTTGAGCGGTCCCAGCTCCACCTGCTTGCCCATTCCTTCTAGACGGGTCGCCAGCTGAGTCCGCACCATGGAGGCAAAGGTATAGGCGCTGACCGGCTCGGTACCGGCAAGATGATAGGCACCCCAGGCATCGGCACGACACTGCTGCTGTTGCAACATGCCTATCAGCGCCATGGCCGCCGCATCCGCGGAGGTGGGGCACAGGATGACATCCCTTTCCGCGGGCACCTCCCGGCCGGCCATCAGGTCATCGAGCAGTTCGTTCAGCCAGCCGTGAGTGCCTTCCAGGGCGAACAGCGGCCCCAGGCGCACGATCAGGTAGCGCGAACATTGCTCGCGAATACGATCGCCCACCCTTACCAGACGCTGCAGGCTTTCGTCACGGGGTGAGGGGATCACATCCTCATTGATGGGCTCGATCGAGCCGTCCTCGTAAAGCTGATCGGAAACGCACCAGACCATCGGCACCTGGGTTGCCATGCACGCCTCCAGGCACTGATCGACGGCTTGAGCGTGGGCGATCACCACCGCGGGTTCGGCGTTGGCCGGCTGGGACAAAGGTGGAATGATCACCGCATCCGGGCGCACCGCTGCCAGGTGGTTCGTCTCCACCGTCAGCGCATCCTCGATCAGCAGTTCCGTATCCGCCCGCCGGCTCGCCTCGCGCATCAGCGCAAGACTCAGACAGTGCCCCGCATCCAGTATCAGCAGTTTCACGATGCGTCCTCAACGGCGGTTCTCAGAACGGAATCTCATCGTCGAAGTCGTCGAAGCTCCCGGGATTGGGCGCACCGTAATTGTTGTTCTGCTGGTTGTTACCCTGCTGAGGATTGCCGCCCTGCTGGCCCTGGCCTTGCGATGACTGGGTGGAACGTTGCCCGCCGCCTTGAGACGCATTGGCATACCCGCCCTGCTGAGCGCCTTGCGCGTAATCCGCTCCCTGGCCGCCCCGGCTATCGAGCATCTGCATATCGTTGGCGACGATCTCGGTGCTGTAGCGATCCTGGCCGTCCTGGCCCTGCCATTTACGGGTCTGGATCCGGCCTTCGATATACACCTTGGAACCCTTGCGCAGATACTGCTGTGCGATCTCCGCAAGCTTGTTGAACATCACCACCCGGTGCCATTCGGTGCGTTCCTGGCGCTGGCCGCTCTGCTTGTCGGTCCAGCTATCACTGGTGGCGAGATTGAGATTGGTCACCGCCGAGCCGGACTGGGTATAGCGAACATCGGGATCCTGACCCAGGTTACCGATGAGAATGACCTTGTTGATACCACGGGCCATATTTGACTCCTCATGAAGGGGTAGCTAGCGTGGCGTGTCCGCTTCATGCGACCCGGCCGGCCCGGCTACCCGATAAATATTCGTTGTTCAACGCATGGCGCGAATCAGCGGTTTTCGAACTGGGTTACCCGTGCCAGGGCGTCGCTATCCAGACGCTGTCGATCCACCTTGAGGTAGGCGAGCCGCTCTTCCGGCACCACCATGACATCCTCCACCCCGGCGACATCCGCAAAGCGCGCCATCAGATTATCCAGAGTTTCGCCATGAGCCTGCTCGTCCAGGGCGATGACCTCGCTGGACAGATAGCGGGGCCTGGGCATGCCCAGCATGATAATGAACCATACCAGACCCAGTAGCGCACCGGCATAAAATACCGCGTCCTGGCCCCACGCTTGGACCAGAGCGCCGCCCAGCACGCCGCCCAGGAAAGCGCCGAGAAACTGGCTGGTGGAATAGACACCCATGGCGGTGCCCTTGGAACCTGCCGGCGCCAGCTTGCTGATCATCGATGGCAGCGTCGCTTCCAGCAGATTGAAGCCGGTAAAGAAGACCAGCAGCAAGGTGGCCAGTTCCCACGAGCGGGTCTCGAACCACCCCATGCCCAGCAGGCTCACCGCCAGCATCCCCACCGCCAGGCTCATCATTGCCTTCATCTTGCGGCGCTTTTCGGCAATGATCACCAAAGGCACCATGGCGCAGAACGCCAGTCCCATGATGCCAAGATAGACCCAGCCGTGATGATCTGCGGCCACGCCGACGGCGAGCAGCTTGGCGGGTACCACCACGAAAATCGCCATCAGCAAAAGATGCAGGGCGAAAATCGAGAAATCCAGGCGCAGCAGATCACCGCGGCCGAGTGTTGCCTTGAGCTGGTCGCGGTCGATGCCGACATCCTTGTGACGCATGCGACGCGGCGCAGGGGGAACCAGCTTCCACAGCACCAGCAGGCCCAGCAGCGCCAGCACAGCGGTAAACCAGAAGACGCCGGCAAGGCCAAAATGGGCGGAAACAAGCGGCCCCAGCACCATGGCCACGGCGAAGGCCAGACCGATGGAAAGTCCGATGGTTGCCATGGCGGCGGTCCGCACCTGCTCACGGGTCTGATCCGCCAGCAGGGCCATGATGGCCGCCGCCACCGCCCCGCTGCCCTGCAGGCAGCGCCCCAGAATGACACCGGCGATGCTGTCCGCCAGGGCAGCCACCACGCTACCCAGGCAAAACAATATCAGCCCGCCAGCGATCACCCGCTTGCGCCCGATACGATCGGAAAGCAGGCCGAAGGGAATCTGCAGGAATGCCTGGGTCAGCCCGTAGCCGCCCAAGGCCAGGCCCACCAGCAAAGGCGTGGCTCCGCTCAGATCCTGGGCATACAGCGCCAGCACCGGCAGCACCATGAAAAGCCCCAGCATGCGCGACGCATAAAGACTCGCGAGGCCGATAATTGCGCGGCGTTCGCTGAAGGTCAGGAGACGAGAAACCATGAAGATAAGATGTCCACAACTTGCGGGAGACGCACATCGGTGCTTGATAACCCATCATTCTACCGTTTCCTGCCCCTTCAGGAAAAGCGCCGGGCCGTATCACGCTTCGTTACGTCGCAGCTTTGGCGCCGGTAACTGGAAAAACGTACAATGGCGGTTTTGCTTCCAGCAGCGAGGTAGCAATGGACAAGATTCTGGTCCGGGGCGCACGTACCCACAATCTCAAGCAGATCGACGTCGAACTCCCTCGGGACAAATTGATCGTGATCACCGGCCTTTCCGGTTCGGGGAAATCCTCCCTGGCTTTCGATACCCTGTATGCGGAAGGCCAGCGGCGTTACGTGGAGTCGCTGTCCACCTACGCGCGCCAGTTCCTGTCGATGATGGAAAAGCCGGATATCGATCATATCGAAGGCTTGTCCCCGGCGATCTCCATCGAGCAGAAATCCACCTCGCACAACCCTCGCTCCACCGTCGGCACCATCACCGAGATCTACGACTACCTGCGCCTGCTGTTCGCCCGGGCCGGCACGCCGCGCTGTCCGGAACACGGCGAGGATTTGGAAGCGCAGACCATCTCGCAGATGGTCGATCAGGTGCTGGCACTGCCGGAAGGCAGCAAGCTGATGCTGCTGGCCCCGGTGGTGAGCGGACGCAAGGGCGAGCATCTGCAGCTGCTGGCGGAGCTGCGCGCTCAGGGTTTCGTGCGCGCCATGATCGACGGCCAGGTGCTCGAACTCGACGATATCGCACCGCTTGAGAAGAACCGGAAACATGACATCAGCGTGGTGGTGGACCGGCTCAAGGTGCGTGAAGGCCTGGCCCAGCGCCTGGCGGAGTCCTTCGAGACCGCGCTCAATCTCGCGGACGGCATTGCCATCGTTCACGACATGGACGATACCTTCGACGACATTACCTTCTCCGCGCGCTTTGCCTGTCCGGTCTGCGGCTACTCCATCGCCGAACTCGAACCGCGCATGTTCTCCTTCAACAACCCCGCCGGCGCCTGTCCCAGCTGCGACGGTCTGGGAGTTCAGCAGTTCTTCGGCGCGGATCGGCTGATCAGCCATCCGGAGCTTTCCCTGGCGGAAGGGGTGATCAAGGGCTGGGAT
This window encodes:
- the phrB gene encoding deoxyribodipyrimidine photo-lyase codes for the protein MTRKDNVSERAIQLVWFRSDLRTLDNTALSEAAARGPVIGIFLRCLSQWQDHGHGANKLDFLQRGVHVLRNELEGYRIPLLHRDIDRFEAAPEALLEIAEQTSAEGLHFNQEYPLNERRRDEAVAKKLREAGFQVHAHRDAVAFAPGELLTKDDDYYKVFTPFSKAWHRRLDSDRLALKGEPVAQPATGVDSDPIPALPELEDAPVDGRLWPAGQNAAADRLQRFLRYRAHHYNQQRDFPECRGTSELSPYLALGMISWRQCLQAVMSENDSHLADGDQGLTAWVNELIWREFYQHIAVGFPRVCRYRPFQEDTEALKWRDDDQGFAAWCEGRTGYPIVDAGMRQLVSQGWMHNRLRMVTAMFLSKHLLIDWRRGEAFFLRHLVDGEFCSNNGGWQWAASTGTDAAPYFRLFNPTTQAQRFDPQGEFIAEQLPALAELSAKQRHAPPKDVLENLDYPPPIVDHKAAQQRALDAFKQLKNP
- a CDS encoding lysophospholipid acyltransferase family protein, whose translation is MNTLRSLLFYLGYFLAMLVCGVLFLPVTPLLPLRSRYRLLNLYNHFVIAWFRLCCGVRYDIRGKQHLPDGPCVILANHQSEWETVYLQLLKPPVCTVLKRELLNLPIFGWALRLLHPIALDRSKPARAMRQVLTQGKTRLEEGLSVLIFPEGTRVLPGERRRYNKSGAVIACRAGMPVLPVAHNAGERWPGRHWVKNPGTLSLIVGEPIATQGRTPEDVLIEVENWIEARLVEISEVPRPVSLPSTEKHTTENPRHQG
- a CDS encoding MFS transporter, with the translated sequence MFMVSRLLTFSERRAIIGLASLYASRMLGLFMVLPVLALYAQDLSGATPLLVGLALGGYGLTQAFLQIPFGLLSDRIGRKRVIAGGLILFCLGSVVAALADSIAGVILGRCLQGSGAVAAAIMALLADQTREQVRTAAMATIGLSIGLAFAVAMVLGPLVSAHFGLAGVFWFTAVLALLGLLVLWKLVPPAPRRMRHKDVGIDRDQLKATLGRGDLLRLDFSIFALHLLLMAIFVVVPAKLLAVGVAADHHGWVYLGIMGLAFCAMVPLVIIAEKRRKMKAMMSLAVGMLAVSLLGMGWFETRSWELATLLLVFFTGFNLLEATLPSMISKLAPAGSKGTAMGVYSTSQFLGAFLGGVLGGALVQAWGQDAVFYAGALLGLVWFIIMLGMPRPRYLSSEVIALDEQAHGETLDNLMARFADVAGVEDVMVVPEERLAYLKVDRQRLDSDALARVTQFENR
- the fabA gene encoding 3-hydroxyacyl-[acyl-carrier-protein] dehydratase FabA → MTKQHSFSRDELLACSQGELFGPGNAQLPAPNMLMLDRITRISETGGEHDKGELIAELDIHPDLWFFGCHFPGDPVMPGCLGLDAMWQLVGFYLGWLGHPGRGRALGCGEVKFSGQILPDARKVTYRINIKRVITRRLILGIADGTLLVDDRAIYQANDLRVGLFTSTANF
- the ssb gene encoding single-stranded DNA-binding protein; this translates as MARGINKVILIGNLGQDPDVRYTQSGSAVTNLNLATSDSWTDKQSGQRQERTEWHRVVMFNKLAEIAQQYLRKGSKVYIEGRIQTRKWQGQDGQDRYSTEIVANDMQMLDSRGGQGADYAQGAQQGGYANASQGGGQRSTQSSQGQGQQGGNPQQGNNQQNNNYGAPNPGSFDDFDDEIPF
- a CDS encoding sugar nucleotide-binding protein, coding for MKLLILDAGHCLSLALMREASRRADTELLIEDALTVETNHLAAVRPDAVIIPPLSQPANAEPAVVIAHAQAVDQCLEACMATQVPMVWCVSDQLYEDGSIEPINEDVIPSPRDESLQRLVRVGDRIREQCSRYLIVRLGPLFALEGTHGWLNELLDDLMAGREVPAERDVILCPTSADAAAMALIGMLQQQQCRADAWGAYHLAGTEPVSAYTFASMVRTQLATRLEGMGKQVELGPLKALSHHHDQPLRRALNCRRVHDTFGVHQKPWQLEMERMLDAWCLARTGETA
- a CDS encoding MerR family transcriptional regulator encodes the protein MSTQAIHPGDAALYPIREVSRLTGVNSVTLRAWERRYGLIRPQRTPKGHRLYAQDDIERIEQILQWLGRGVPVSQVRELLEQPKPEAPSTPISNDWSVQRQQWITAIEALDLQRLDELYNQSMALYPLPVCMNELFKPIVETFEECWRDQIGAALQRHSLESFLRTRVGIRLYHGNLLNKGPHLIIIRLPGSHGMLWELLIALAAVHEGFRVRLFDASLPLSDMPLAVQRLKASALLLCSSQAERSDLIRRQLPRLAEQLDVPLVLCGPVARIRQADLADGPVEVLGDDPMQALQRLTSLLKNQ
- the fabB gene encoding beta-ketoacyl-ACP synthase I; amino-acid sequence: MRRVVVTGLGVVSCIGNDQRQVLEALKTGRSGIRFKEEYAQRGFRSHVAGVVDIDLDALIDRKQRRFMGDAAAYAYVSMAQAIEDAGLTPEQVSSERTGLIAGSGGASSANQVEAADVLREKGLRRVGPYRVTRTMGSTVSACLATPFKIKGVNYSISSACATSVHCIGNALEQIQMGKQDVVFAGGGEEEHWTLSCLFDAMGALSTGYNDTPEKASRPYDKARDGFVIAGGGGMLVLEELEHAEARGARIYAEIVGYGATSDGYDMVAPSGEGAIRCMRQAMANVEGNIDYINTHGTSTPVGDMSELRAIREVFGDQAPAMSSTKSLTGHSLGATGVQEAIYSLLMMENDFIAASANIDELDEQAQGFDIVQERRDGVKLERILSNSFGFGGTNACLVLEKPRD